Proteins from one Amycolatopsis benzoatilytica AK 16/65 genomic window:
- a CDS encoding acyl-CoA dehydrogenase family protein, whose translation MAEGLYQLAEEHEELRAAVRALAEKEIAPYAAEVDEQERYPVEANQALVKAGFNAVHIAEKYDGQGADAIGACIVIEEVARVDASASLIPAVNKLGTQPIILSGSEDLKKLVLPSIAAGEASASYALSEREAGSDTASMRTRARLDGDHWVLNGTKCWITNAGESSWYTVMAVTDPDAEKKANGISAFVVHKDDPGFSVGPKEKKLGIKGSPTREIYFENCTIPADRIIGEPGTGLKTALRTLDHTRPTIGAQALGIAQGALDAAIAYVKERKQFGKAIADFQGVQFMLADMGMKIEAARHLVYTSAAASERGDKRAGFIASAAKAYASDVAMSVTTDAVQLFGGAGYTRDFPVERMMRDAKITQIYEGTNQIQKMVMARALLKG comes from the coding sequence GTGGCCGAGGGCCTGTATCAGCTGGCCGAGGAGCACGAGGAACTGCGGGCCGCGGTCCGGGCTCTCGCCGAGAAGGAGATCGCGCCGTACGCGGCGGAGGTCGACGAGCAGGAGCGCTACCCGGTCGAGGCGAATCAGGCTCTGGTGAAGGCCGGCTTCAACGCCGTCCACATCGCCGAGAAGTACGACGGCCAGGGCGCGGACGCGATCGGCGCCTGCATCGTGATCGAAGAGGTCGCGCGAGTCGACGCGTCGGCGTCGCTGATCCCGGCGGTCAACAAGCTGGGCACGCAGCCGATCATCCTGTCCGGTTCGGAGGACCTGAAGAAGCTGGTCCTGCCGTCGATCGCGGCGGGCGAGGCATCGGCGTCATACGCGCTGTCGGAGCGAGAAGCCGGCTCGGACACCGCGTCGATGCGCACCCGCGCCCGCCTCGACGGCGACCACTGGGTGCTCAACGGAACCAAGTGCTGGATCACCAACGCGGGCGAATCGTCCTGGTACACGGTGATGGCGGTGACCGATCCGGACGCGGAGAAGAAGGCCAACGGCATTTCGGCGTTCGTCGTGCACAAGGACGACCCGGGCTTTTCGGTGGGACCGAAGGAAAAGAAGCTCGGCATCAAGGGCTCGCCGACCCGGGAGATCTACTTCGAGAACTGCACCATTCCGGCCGACCGGATCATCGGCGAACCGGGCACCGGCTTGAAGACGGCGCTGCGCACCCTGGACCACACCCGTCCGACCATCGGCGCACAGGCATTGGGAATCGCCCAAGGCGCCCTGGACGCGGCGATCGCGTACGTCAAGGAACGCAAGCAGTTCGGCAAGGCGATCGCCGATTTCCAAGGCGTGCAGTTCATGCTGGCCGACATGGGAATGAAGATCGAAGCCGCACGTCACCTGGTGTACACCTCGGCGGCGGCCTCGGAACGGGGCGACAAGCGGGCCGGATTCATCGCTTCGGCGGCCAAGGCATACGCGTCGGATGTCGCGATGTCGGTGACGACCGACGCCGTCCAGCTGTTCGGCGGGGCGGGGTACACGAGGGACTTCCCGGTCGAGCGGATGATGCGGGACGCGAAGATCACGCAGATCTATGAGGGCACGAACCAGATTCAGAAGATGGTGATGGCCCGGGCCCTGCTGAAGGGCTGA
- a CDS encoding class I adenylate-forming enzyme family protein, giving the protein MAVTASSPPPGLPASLDYPEVPVGSLLAGSAARYGDRTAFAMGDEQLTFAQTWLAACQFAHALRARGIGRGDVVAIHLPNCLAYPIAYYGILLAGATFSPTNPLLPPDDLAFQLTDCEAAAVVTFGPVAGTLAAVADRIPAQLTIVVAPAGELVEGSVEFREFFAGQPATRPEVAVDVDDLAHLAYTGGTTGRSKGVELTHRNVVTNTLQHTCWSTGSVPALDANGDLTIDQIGSPDEWPTRLGTSVGINLTPWFHAMGVIAGLNGPLLAGGTTVLHARFDPVAYVADAERLQVTTIGGAPALFAALLATPSFHTADLSSVRGIGSGAAPMSHEMIRALHQRFPDVVIAEGYGLTEVTMGAVISPSYRSGLRKVGSVGGPIFDTEVKVVADGSEEPLPAGQEGEVCLRGPQLMRGYRNRPEETAAALVDGWLHTGDIGVLDDDGYLSIVDRKKDMLLYKGYNVFPRELEELLSATPGVLSAAVVGRPNPEVGELPVAFVVQRPDATLDADQLMAAVNEKVLPYKRLRELHFVAEIPVSAAGKVLKRELRKQLPDPA; this is encoded by the coding sequence ATGGCCGTCACTGCGTCGTCACCGCCGCCCGGATTGCCCGCTTCCCTCGACTACCCGGAGGTGCCCGTCGGGTCCCTGTTAGCCGGGTCGGCGGCTCGCTACGGCGACCGCACCGCGTTCGCGATGGGCGACGAGCAGCTCACTTTCGCCCAAACGTGGCTCGCTGCCTGCCAGTTCGCGCACGCGTTGCGCGCACGCGGCATCGGTCGCGGGGACGTGGTCGCGATCCATCTGCCGAACTGTCTCGCGTATCCGATCGCCTACTACGGCATCCTGCTGGCCGGCGCGACGTTCAGCCCGACGAACCCGCTGCTCCCGCCCGACGATCTCGCCTTCCAGCTCACCGACTGCGAGGCTGCCGCGGTGGTCACTTTCGGGCCGGTCGCGGGCACTCTCGCGGCGGTCGCCGACCGCATCCCGGCGCAGCTCACGATCGTCGTGGCACCCGCCGGCGAGCTGGTCGAGGGGAGCGTGGAGTTCCGCGAGTTCTTCGCCGGACAGCCCGCCACCCGGCCGGAGGTCGCCGTGGACGTGGACGATCTCGCCCACCTCGCCTACACCGGCGGCACCACGGGACGCTCCAAGGGCGTCGAGCTCACCCACCGCAACGTCGTCACGAACACGCTCCAGCACACCTGCTGGTCGACCGGTTCCGTGCCCGCGCTCGACGCGAACGGCGACCTGACGATCGACCAGATCGGCAGCCCGGACGAATGGCCGACACGGCTCGGCACCAGCGTCGGGATCAACCTGACGCCGTGGTTCCACGCGATGGGCGTGATCGCCGGGCTCAACGGCCCGCTGCTGGCCGGCGGGACGACCGTGCTGCACGCCCGGTTCGACCCGGTCGCATACGTCGCGGACGCCGAACGGCTGCAGGTCACCACCATCGGCGGCGCGCCCGCACTGTTCGCGGCACTGCTGGCGACGCCCTCGTTCCACACCGCCGACCTGTCCTCGGTGCGCGGCATCGGCTCCGGCGCGGCTCCGATGAGCCACGAGATGATTCGCGCGCTGCACCAACGGTTTCCGGACGTCGTGATCGCTGAGGGCTACGGGCTCACCGAGGTGACGATGGGCGCGGTGATCTCGCCCAGCTACCGGTCCGGCCTGCGCAAGGTCGGTTCCGTCGGCGGGCCGATCTTCGACACCGAGGTGAAAGTGGTCGCCGACGGCAGCGAGGAACCGTTGCCGGCCGGACAGGAAGGCGAGGTATGCCTGCGCGGGCCGCAGCTGATGCGCGGGTACCGCAACCGTCCGGAGGAGACCGCCGCCGCGCTGGTCGACGGGTGGCTGCACACCGGCGACATCGGCGTTCTCGACGACGACGGCTACCTGTCCATTGTGGATCGCAAAAAGGACATGTTGCTGTACAAGGGTTACAACGTCTTCCCGCGCGAGCTGGAGGAACTGCTGAGCGCGACGCCCGGCGTCCTGTCCGCGGCGGTGGTCGGCCGGCCGAACCCCGAGGTCGGCGAGCTGCCGGTGGCGTTCGTCGTCCAGCGCCCGGACGCGACGCTGGATGCCGACCAGCTGATGGCGGCGGTGAACGAGAAGGTGCTGCCGTACAAACGCTTGCGGGAGCTGCACTTCGTGGCGGAGATCCCGGTTTCCGCGGCGGGCAAGGTCTTGAAGCGCGAGTTGCGAAAGCAGCTGCCCGACCCAGCCTGA
- the purE gene encoding 5-(carboxyamino)imidazole ribonucleotide mutase, with the protein MAPQVGLIMGSDSDWPVMEAAGAALDEFGVEYEVGVYSAHRTPQRMLDYAKSAADRGIRAIIAGAGGAAHLPGMVASATVLPVIGVPVPLKYLDGMDSLLSIVQMPAGIPVATVSVGGARNAGLLAVRILAAGDLQLQAKVAQFQEDLERLVLEKDAKLREKAGK; encoded by the coding sequence ATGGCACCGCAGGTCGGCTTGATCATGGGCAGCGACTCCGACTGGCCGGTGATGGAGGCCGCCGGAGCCGCGCTGGACGAGTTCGGCGTCGAGTACGAGGTCGGCGTCTATTCGGCGCACCGCACTCCGCAGCGGATGCTGGACTACGCGAAGTCCGCGGCCGACCGCGGCATCCGGGCGATCATCGCCGGCGCGGGCGGCGCGGCGCACCTGCCCGGCATGGTCGCGTCGGCGACGGTGCTGCCGGTGATCGGCGTGCCGGTCCCGCTGAAGTACCTGGACGGGATGGACTCGCTGCTGTCGATCGTGCAGATGCCGGCCGGCATCCCGGTCGCGACAGTGTCCGTCGGCGGGGCGCGGAACGCGGGTTTGCTCGCGGTCCGGATTCTTGCCGCCGGTGATCTGCAGCTGCAGGCGAAGGTGGCGCAGTTCCAGGAGGACCTGGAGCGGCTGGTGCTCGAGAAGGACGCGAAGCTGCGCGAGAAGGCCGGTAAGTAA
- a CDS encoding 5-(carboxyamino)imidazole ribonucleotide synthase: MDKRTGLPVVGMVGGGQLARMTQQAAISLGQSLKVLAANEGDAAALIASDVVIGHHTDLEALREFAKQVDVVTFDHEHVPGEHLLTLVTEGFVVRPAPTALGFAQNKLVMREMMAGLGVPGPAFAEVSTVEDAVAFGDEHGWPVVLKASRGGYDGRGVWMLDTAQQARETIPELLEAGTELLVEEKVAMKRELAALVARSPFGQGAAYPVVETVQTAGINTEVLAPAPGLSEARVHEAQELALRIAATLDVTGLLAVELFETETGLLVNELAMRPHNSGHWTMDGSRTSQFEQHLRGVLDYPLGRTDLIAPACVMANVLGADVSPQMSPDERVHHLFARFPEAKLHLYGKQDRPGRKLGHVNFFGERMDDLRNRALLSAHWLSHAVWLDGYEIH, from the coding sequence ATGGACAAACGTACCGGTCTCCCCGTCGTCGGCATGGTGGGCGGCGGGCAGCTCGCCCGCATGACACAGCAGGCGGCGATCTCCCTCGGCCAGTCGCTGAAAGTGCTGGCGGCCAACGAAGGCGACGCGGCGGCGCTGATCGCCAGCGACGTCGTGATCGGCCACCACACCGATCTCGAAGCGCTGCGGGAGTTCGCCAAGCAGGTCGACGTGGTCACCTTCGACCACGAGCACGTGCCCGGCGAGCACCTGCTGACCCTTGTCACCGAAGGCTTCGTCGTCCGGCCCGCGCCGACTGCGCTCGGATTCGCGCAGAACAAGCTCGTGATGCGCGAGATGATGGCCGGGCTCGGCGTGCCCGGCCCGGCGTTCGCCGAAGTGTCCACTGTGGAGGACGCGGTGGCGTTCGGCGACGAGCATGGCTGGCCGGTGGTGCTGAAGGCGTCGCGCGGCGGGTACGACGGTCGCGGCGTCTGGATGCTGGACACCGCACAGCAGGCGCGCGAGACGATCCCCGAACTGCTCGAAGCCGGCACCGAGCTGCTGGTCGAGGAGAAGGTGGCGATGAAGCGCGAGCTGGCGGCGCTGGTCGCCCGCTCGCCGTTCGGCCAGGGCGCGGCGTACCCGGTGGTCGAGACCGTGCAGACGGCGGGCATCAACACCGAGGTCCTCGCGCCGGCCCCGGGGCTGTCCGAGGCGCGGGTGCACGAGGCGCAGGAGCTGGCGCTGCGGATCGCGGCCACGCTGGACGTCACCGGGCTGCTCGCGGTCGAGCTGTTCGAGACCGAGACCGGGCTGCTGGTCAACGAGCTGGCGATGCGCCCGCACAACTCCGGGCACTGGACGATGGACGGGTCCCGCACGTCGCAGTTCGAACAGCACCTGCGCGGCGTCCTCGACTACCCGCTGGGCCGCACCGACCTGATCGCGCCGGCGTGCGTGATGGCGAACGTGCTCGGCGCGGACGTATCGCCGCAGATGAGCCCGGACGAGCGCGTGCACCACCTGTTCGCGCGGTTCCCCGAGGCGAAGCTCCACCTGTACGGAAAGCAGGACCGGCCCGGCCGCAAGCTCGGGCACGTCAACTTCTTCGGCGAACGCATGGACGATCTGCGCAACCGCGCGCTGCTGTCCGCGCACTGGCTGTCCCACGCCGTCTGGCTCGACGGCTACGAGATCCACTGA
- a CDS encoding glycosyltransferase 87 family protein: MTRTVPSAADSEAPASPAAQPRLALRRSLARLSVRPRSILILSVMPLLAIAVSIWGWKHEWNLGVDSAVYRAGALQLLHGDNLYDANTLPTEPGWALLPFTYPPTAALFFAPLAVLPVQLSWGMLTAVSMLALALSVRVAIGALPKPAADGPRWWASPARSTLVFFLVFLGFEPVWRTTFLGQINIILMAMILVDMLVLGARGSRWGGILVGVAAAIKLTPLVFLGHLLVTGRWKDALRGLATFFGLQALMFAINPHDAWKYWTQTLPDTGRIGPVHWAGNQSLSALMNRATDLAPWASSVAMVIGLLLAIPALWLMFRFHRRGQALAALLVTAFWTLLMSPISWTHHWVWVVPLVVLLVSRLPKTTPATAWKRWLGTFLVAFVFISCVLLILPNGRNVELHWKVWQNILGDAYILMPVVLGAALFLRWGLQRRARNRAAATGDPEPDDLAVADAAGPAR, from the coding sequence GTGACCAGGACCGTACCCTCCGCTGCCGACAGCGAAGCTCCGGCGAGTCCCGCGGCACAGCCGCGGCTGGCCTTGCGCCGATCTTTGGCCCGGCTGTCGGTGCGCCCGCGGTCGATCTTGATCCTCTCCGTGATGCCGCTGCTGGCGATCGCGGTCAGCATCTGGGGCTGGAAGCACGAGTGGAACCTCGGCGTGGACAGCGCGGTCTACCGCGCCGGCGCGCTGCAGCTGCTGCACGGCGACAACCTGTACGACGCGAACACGCTGCCCACTGAACCCGGCTGGGCGCTGTTGCCGTTCACGTACCCGCCGACGGCGGCGCTGTTCTTCGCGCCGCTCGCGGTCCTGCCGGTGCAGCTGTCCTGGGGAATGCTCACCGCGGTGTCGATGCTCGCGCTCGCCCTGTCGGTGCGGGTCGCGATCGGCGCGTTGCCCAAGCCCGCCGCGGACGGTCCGCGCTGGTGGGCCTCGCCGGCCCGCTCCACGCTGGTGTTCTTCCTGGTCTTCCTCGGGTTCGAGCCGGTATGGCGGACGACCTTCCTGGGCCAGATCAACATCATCCTGATGGCGATGATCCTGGTCGACATGCTGGTTCTCGGCGCCCGCGGCAGCCGCTGGGGCGGCATTCTGGTCGGCGTGGCGGCCGCGATCAAGCTGACGCCGCTGGTGTTCCTCGGACATCTGCTGGTCACCGGGCGCTGGAAGGACGCGCTGCGCGGCCTCGCGACGTTCTTCGGCCTGCAGGCGCTGATGTTCGCGATCAACCCGCACGACGCCTGGAAGTACTGGACCCAGACGCTGCCGGACACCGGCCGGATCGGCCCGGTGCACTGGGCGGGCAACCAGTCGCTGAGCGCGTTGATGAACCGGGCCACCGACCTCGCGCCGTGGGCGTCGAGCGTGGCGATGGTCATCGGCCTGTTGCTGGCCATCCCGGCGCTCTGGCTGATGTTCCGTTTCCACCGCCGCGGCCAGGCGCTGGCCGCCCTGCTGGTCACCGCGTTCTGGACGCTGCTGATGTCGCCGATCTCCTGGACGCATCACTGGGTGTGGGTGGTGCCGCTGGTCGTCCTGCTGGTGTCCCGGCTGCCGAAGACCACTCCGGCGACCGCGTGGAAGCGGTGGCTGGGCACGTTCCTGGTGGCGTTCGTGTTCATCAGTTGCGTGCTGCTGATCCTGCCGAACGGCCGGAACGTGGAGCTGCACTGGAAGGTGTGGCAGAACATCCTCGGCGACGCGTACATCCTGATGCCGGTGGTGCTGGGTGCGGCGCTGTTCCTGCGCTGGGGGCTGCAGCGGCGGGCGCGCAACCGGGCCGCGGCGACGGGGGACCCGGAGCCGGACGATCTCGCGGTGGCCGACGCCGCCGGTCCGGCTCGATAG
- a CDS encoding sigma-70 family RNA polymerase sigma factor, with protein sequence MSTVPADLSGKSDAELISEVRAGKIASYGPLYERHSGAAHNLARQLARSSSEADDLVSEAFSKVLDTLRGGKGPDSAFRAYLLTALRHTAYDKTRRDRRIDLNEDMSDVGGAAGEALTVPFSDTAVAGLERTMAAKAFARLPERWQAVLWHTEIEQQSPAEVAPLLGLTANGVSALAYRAREGLRQAYLQVHLQENSADRCRATAERLGAWTRDGLSKRERAQVESHLDECDNCRTLAAELADVNGGLRAIIAPIVLGGAALGYLATIGAGKASAAAAAASAASAGAAAAGGAKAGAAAAASAPRQFAGVAMSGAAMVAAVAVALAAGGGQQSIPTAQEAPAAAPAPAPKPNNPPAPPAAPPAPPAQPAPPAVAPPAAPPASPPAPGQTPPAPAQPQLSATLPPGGLELQPGGAPVTLPITVRNTGGTVSDPVQATLNLPSGVEAVPAGGGGGAVGTFSAEAATQSGPIQVSCPGGTGTVTCKSGSGLQPGQSAVLMFRLKANEDAKTGTVTGSVSAGAAVNVTVSVQVKVKEKAPKDALALSAEAHGVPWKLRPLVEIHVQNTGESSKPVTITVDHATMGHWSFKQFQCSGPGSNLTCTSVQPLAPGERATLWVIVDRHLGEGPLTVTVDATLGSFSAAPVPVDLGCWLTCHDPTVVSDPPGAPTLSTTSVPSSAPSKSRPPRHTPAKPNQSSVPPSSSADETPDPTPDSPALTTSAPPAPPSPKKPGKSDNQDQRLPALEPRGAFGWFSE encoded by the coding sequence GTGTCCACCGTTCCCGCCGACCTCTCCGGTAAGAGCGATGCCGAGCTGATCTCTGAGGTGCGCGCGGGAAAGATCGCGTCCTACGGTCCGCTCTACGAACGACACAGCGGCGCCGCGCACAACCTCGCCCGCCAGCTCGCGCGGTCCAGCTCCGAAGCCGACGACCTGGTGTCCGAGGCGTTCTCGAAGGTGCTGGACACGCTGCGCGGCGGGAAGGGCCCAGACAGTGCCTTCCGCGCGTACTTGCTCACCGCGCTGCGGCACACCGCCTACGACAAAACCCGCCGGGACCGGCGGATCGACCTGAACGAAGACATGAGCGACGTCGGCGGGGCCGCCGGCGAAGCGCTCACCGTGCCGTTCTCCGACACCGCGGTCGCCGGCCTGGAGCGGACGATGGCCGCGAAGGCGTTCGCCCGGCTTCCGGAGCGCTGGCAGGCCGTCCTGTGGCACACCGAGATCGAGCAGCAGAGCCCGGCCGAGGTCGCGCCGCTGCTCGGACTGACCGCGAACGGCGTGTCCGCGCTCGCCTACCGCGCCCGGGAGGGTCTGCGGCAGGCGTATCTGCAGGTCCACCTGCAGGAGAACTCCGCGGACCGGTGCCGCGCGACGGCCGAGCGGCTCGGCGCGTGGACGCGCGACGGCCTGTCCAAGCGCGAACGCGCACAGGTGGAGAGCCATCTGGACGAATGCGACAACTGCCGGACCCTGGCGGCCGAACTGGCCGACGTCAATGGCGGTCTGCGCGCGATCATCGCCCCGATCGTCCTGGGCGGTGCCGCTCTGGGCTACCTGGCCACGATCGGCGCGGGCAAAGCGAGCGCCGCCGCGGCCGCTGCCTCGGCCGCCAGTGCCGGTGCGGCCGCCGCGGGGGGCGCCAAGGCCGGTGCGGCGGCAGCCGCGTCCGCGCCGCGGCAGTTCGCCGGCGTCGCGATGTCCGGTGCCGCGATGGTGGCCGCGGTCGCCGTCGCGCTGGCCGCCGGCGGCGGCCAGCAGAGCATCCCGACCGCACAGGAGGCACCCGCGGCGGCACCCGCTCCCGCGCCGAAGCCCAACAACCCCCCGGCCCCGCCGGCCGCGCCCCCGGCCCCGCCCGCTCAGCCCGCGCCGCCCGCAGTGGCTCCTCCTGCCGCGCCGCCCGCGTCCCCACCCGCCCCAGGCCAGACGCCGCCGGCGCCAGCGCAGCCGCAGCTGTCCGCGACGTTGCCGCCCGGCGGCCTCGAGCTGCAGCCCGGCGGCGCACCGGTGACGCTGCCGATCACGGTGCGCAACACCGGCGGCACGGTGTCCGACCCGGTCCAAGCCACGCTGAACCTCCCGTCCGGTGTCGAAGCGGTCCCGGCCGGCGGTGGCGGCGGCGCGGTCGGCACGTTCTCGGCCGAGGCCGCGACGCAGTCCGGGCCGATTCAGGTGTCGTGCCCCGGCGGCACCGGCACCGTCACCTGCAAGTCCGGTTCTGGCCTGCAGCCAGGCCAGTCCGCGGTGCTGATGTTCCGGCTGAAGGCGAACGAAGACGCGAAGACCGGCACGGTGACCGGTTCGGTCAGTGCGGGCGCAGCGGTGAACGTCACCGTCAGCGTCCAGGTGAAGGTGAAGGAGAAGGCCCCGAAGGACGCGCTGGCGCTGTCCGCCGAAGCGCACGGAGTGCCGTGGAAGCTGCGTCCGCTGGTCGAAATCCACGTGCAGAACACCGGCGAGAGCTCGAAGCCGGTCACCATCACCGTCGACCACGCCACCATGGGGCACTGGAGCTTCAAGCAGTTCCAGTGCAGCGGTCCCGGCTCGAACTTGACCTGTACCAGCGTCCAGCCGCTTGCTCCGGGCGAGCGGGCGACGCTGTGGGTGATCGTGGACCGGCACCTGGGCGAAGGCCCGCTCACGGTGACCGTCGACGCGACGCTCGGCTCGTTCTCCGCCGCGCCGGTGCCGGTGGACCTGGGCTGCTGGTTGACCTGCCACGACCCGACAGTCGTCTCCGATCCGCCTGGGGCGCCGACCCTGTCGACCACCTCGGTCCCGTCGTCGGCACCGTCGAAGAGCCGTCCGCCGCGGCACACGCCGGCCAAGCCGAACCAGAGCAGCGTCCCTCCGTCGTCCTCGGCGGACGAGACGCCGGACCCGACCCCGGACAGCCCGGCTCTCACCACCAGCGCGCCGCCGGCCCCGCCGAGCCCGAAGAAGCCCGGAAAGTCCGATAACCAGGACCAACGCCTGCCGGCGCTGGAACCCCGAGGCGCCTTCGGCTGGTTCTCGGAGTAG
- a CDS encoding GtrA family protein: MRELLARHRELIRFAIVGGASFVITMAVTYGLKFTVLRTNPVTALIVGVLVATIFSYVANREWAFRTRGGRERAHEAALFFVISGIALGLNALPQWLSRYALHLQVPQVSLLGQEVADFVSGMIIGTLLGTLFRWWAFKKWVFPAEGARIPARETRENPDIPDRKAA, translated from the coding sequence GTGCGAGAGCTCCTGGCGAGACACCGTGAGCTGATCCGGTTCGCCATAGTGGGCGGTGCCAGCTTCGTGATCACGATGGCGGTCACGTACGGGCTGAAGTTCACCGTGCTCCGGACTAACCCGGTCACCGCGCTGATCGTCGGCGTGCTGGTCGCCACGATCTTTTCCTACGTCGCCAACCGCGAATGGGCTTTCCGCACTCGCGGCGGACGGGAGCGCGCGCACGAGGCCGCGCTGTTCTTCGTGATCAGCGGCATCGCGCTGGGGCTGAACGCGCTGCCGCAGTGGCTTTCCCGTTACGCACTGCACTTGCAGGTGCCACAGGTGAGCCTGCTCGGGCAGGAAGTCGCGGACTTCGTGAGCGGAATGATCATCGGCACCCTGCTCGGAACCCTGTTTCGCTGGTGGGCGTTCAAGAAGTGGGTCTTCCCCGCCGAAGGCGCCCGGATCCCGGCTCGGGAAACGCGGGAAAACCCGGATATTCCGGACCGGAAAGCCGCCTGA
- a CDS encoding GtrA family protein, translated as MTVVETVLARTPEPLRSVLVKHRELLKFAIVGGTTFLVDNGVWYLLKLSVLESKPTTAKAIAIIVATIVSYVLNREWSFRTRGGRERAHEATLFFLISGIAVVVNLIPLLMSRYMLHLEVPYVSRLVQEIADFASGSIIGMLLAMVFRFWGFKKWVFPDEIGQRRKDGDGVTQLRP; from the coding sequence GTGACCGTCGTCGAAACCGTGCTCGCCCGCACGCCGGAGCCGTTGCGCTCAGTGCTCGTGAAGCACCGGGAACTGCTCAAGTTCGCGATCGTGGGCGGCACGACCTTCCTGGTCGACAACGGCGTCTGGTACCTGCTGAAGCTGAGCGTGCTGGAGTCCAAACCGACCACCGCGAAAGCGATCGCGATCATCGTCGCGACGATCGTCTCGTACGTGCTCAACCGCGAATGGTCGTTCCGCACCCGAGGCGGCCGGGAACGCGCGCACGAGGCGACCCTGTTCTTCCTGATCAGCGGTATCGCGGTGGTGGTGAACCTGATCCCGCTGCTGATGTCGCGGTACATGCTGCACCTGGAGGTGCCGTACGTGTCGCGCCTCGTGCAGGAGATCGCGGACTTCGCCAGCGGGTCGATCATCGGCATGCTGCTGGCGATGGTGTTCCGGTTCTGGGGCTTCAAGAAGTGGGTGTTCCCGGACGAGATCGGGCAACGACGCAAGGACGGGGACGGAGTCACCCAGCTGCGCCCGTGA
- a CDS encoding ATP-binding protein encodes MRRRILLAILLAVLVTAAVLGIPLGVTAWRLVENLNRESLAERARNIAATVDTQVANGQTVDLEQFRIVLPEGGLLIVRADGLNERRLGADPGPDPVVESVPTARSGTVMLATPSGPVRTKQTQVTLLVVLLVVLSVGTGAVVATVTARRLARPLRHVADRASRLGGGDFRPDPSRFRVAELDMLAEALDTSGSALAQLVQRERQLVGDVSHQLRSRLTALQLRLEPLTGHEDADVAEESKAAQEQADRLAQALEELLAAARAAREADAEPVDLPAMLPAVAEEWRQLLRVEGRNLRLKIADGLMVRVTPARLREVIGVLLDNALRHGAGTVTLSARRGDADGTVVIEVADTGSGVPDEIAPHIFERGFSGGGSTGVGLALARALVEADGGRLELSNKRPAVFSLFLKVPRPDDLGELQWPSEPVPR; translated from the coding sequence ATGCGCCGCCGGATCCTGCTGGCGATCCTGCTGGCTGTGCTGGTCACGGCGGCCGTGCTGGGCATCCCGCTGGGCGTCACCGCCTGGCGGCTGGTGGAAAACCTCAACCGGGAAAGTCTCGCCGAGCGTGCCCGCAACATCGCCGCGACGGTGGACACCCAGGTCGCGAACGGCCAGACGGTCGATCTGGAGCAGTTCCGGATCGTGCTGCCCGAGGGCGGGCTGCTGATCGTGCGGGCGGACGGCCTGAACGAACGGCGTCTCGGCGCGGACCCCGGCCCGGACCCGGTGGTCGAATCGGTCCCGACCGCGCGCAGCGGCACCGTCATGCTGGCTACCCCGAGCGGTCCGGTCCGGACCAAACAGACTCAGGTGACACTGCTCGTCGTGCTCCTGGTGGTCCTGTCGGTGGGCACCGGCGCGGTCGTGGCGACGGTGACCGCCCGCCGGTTGGCGAGGCCGTTGCGCCATGTCGCCGACCGCGCGTCCCGCCTGGGCGGCGGCGACTTCCGACCGGATCCGAGCCGATTCCGGGTAGCCGAGCTGGACATGCTCGCCGAGGCGCTGGACACGTCCGGTTCGGCGCTGGCGCAGCTGGTGCAGCGGGAACGGCAGCTGGTCGGAGACGTCTCGCACCAGCTGCGCAGCCGGTTGACCGCCCTGCAGCTGCGGTTGGAGCCGCTGACCGGCCATGAAGACGCCGACGTCGCCGAGGAGTCGAAGGCCGCTCAGGAACAGGCCGACCGGCTGGCGCAGGCGCTGGAGGAACTGCTGGCCGCGGCGCGGGCCGCGCGCGAAGCGGACGCCGAGCCGGTGGATCTGCCGGCGATGCTGCCCGCTGTCGCCGAGGAATGGCGGCAGCTGCTGCGGGTCGAGGGCCGGAACCTGCGGCTGAAGATCGCGGACGGGCTGATGGTGCGCGTGACGCCGGCGCGGCTGCGCGAGGTGATCGGGGTGCTGCTGGACAACGCGCTGCGGCACGGTGCCGGGACGGTCACGCTGTCGGCGCGGCGCGGGGACGCGGACGGGACCGTGGTGATCGAGGTCGCGGACACCGGTTCCGGCGTTCCGGACGAGATCGCGCCGCACATTTTCGAGCGCGGGTTCTCCGGCGGGGGATCGACCGGGGTGGGATTGGCGCTCGCGCGGGCACTCGTCGAGGCCGACGGCGGACGACTGGAACTGTCGAACAAGCGCCCGGCGGTCTTCAGCTTGTTCTTGAAAGTGCCGCGGCCGGACGACCTGGGGGAGCTGCAGTGGCCTTCGGAGCCAGTGCCGCGATAA